Genomic DNA from uncultured Methanospirillum sp.:
GATAGCATTCCGGTCTTGATAGGAGTGCCAAGAGAGCCACCTGAAGCATGGTACGGGCCTGAGAGTTCAACCGAGAAGTCTCCTGACATCGGGTTGGCCGTGTGTGCCCCGATGAGATCGTGGATGTACACTCCGTCATCATCCATAACGTTCATAGTCGGTCCTGATAGGATCAGGTTGTGGTTGCCAATTCCCGGTGCACCATTCATGCCAGTTCTGACTGCATGGCCGGTAGGTTTCACGCCATATCTGTACGCGGTCTTGAGATCGTAGGCAAACGATGACAGAATTCCCTGGTTGATGAATGCTGTCTTGTGAACAGGCATCCCTTCGCCGTCCCAGTAGCAGTTGGCGGTACCCCGGGGATCGAAGGGATCATCGATAAGTGAGAACCGTTTGTCCATCACCTCTTCCCCCATCTTATCAGCAAAGAATGACCTGCCGGTATGGACATTTCTTCCTGACAGAGCAGGTATGAATGTTGCCTCAAGCAGGTGTGAGAGAGCGGTCGGCGAGAGGATGATGTCATAGGTACCGGTCTCGATCTCTTTCCCGTCCTTTCCTGTCGCTGCAAAGAAGGCCGCCTGCTCACCGACAAATTCTGGCTTTGCGGCTTTCAGGTTCCAGGCTGAATCGTATTCAAACCCTGTTGACTGCTCGGCGATCATCTCGAGTGAGAGGCTCACATGTGTCTCCTCGGTCTCGTACCATAGGCCGGTGTTGTTCGCAATGATATGGGAAGATCGTGAGAGTGAAACACCTCCACCAGTCACGTCTGCTTCGAAGGATTCGGCTCCCTGAAGCATCCTTGTGATGAGGTCTCTAGCGATTGAAGGATCTGCCTTTACAGCAGGATCGCATGCGAGAGGCTCTTTCGGAAGAGCGGCAGGTCCAGGCAGTCCTTTCCAGTCAACAGGATCAGAGAACTTTCCACTGGCAATCGCAGCATTAAGGCACTGCTGCCATGCATCCTTGTTATCAGTAGAGGATATCCCGATCTTCCCGTCTTTTATTGTTCTGATAACAAGTCCTGACCCTTCAGAGATCGTGCCGATCTCGATCTGTCTCCGCTTCAGATCTGCTGACAGGGCATGGCCGCTGCCCATACAGATCTCAACCTCGTCAACCAGTTTCTCTGCCGCTTTCAGAATTTTATCAACTGACATCGCACCCTCCAACGATAGCGTCTCTGAGCAGCAGATGCGGTGCTCC
This window encodes:
- a CDS encoding metallopeptidase TldD-related protein — translated: MSVDKILKAAEKLVDEVEICMGSGHALSADLKRRQIEIGTISEGSGLVIRTIKDGKIGISSTDNKDAWQQCLNAAIASGKFSDPVDWKGLPGPAALPKEPLACDPAVKADPSIARDLITRMLQGAESFEADVTGGGVSLSRSSHIIANNTGLWYETEETHVSLSLEMIAEQSTGFEYDSAWNLKAAKPEFVGEQAAFFAATGKDGKEIETGTYDIILSPTALSHLLEATFIPALSGRNVHTGRSFFADKMGEEVMDKRFSLIDDPFDPRGTANCYWDGEGMPVHKTAFINQGILSSFAYDLKTAYRYGVKPTGHAVRTGMNGAPGIGNHNLILSGPTMNVMDDDGVYIHDLIGAHTANPMSGDFSVELSGPYHASGGSLGTPIKTGMLSGNVFEMLRNIEGCSEETRTLEPLILPSTRFSGVSIVGRA